CTAATTGGAGAGGGAAAAGCACAGGGAATCCCGTGCCATTTCGGCGTGTGAGTATATATACCATGCGCAGGCAGATGTGCATGGCATTGTGCATCGAGTTCCAGCCCAGATTTCTTCAGTTTCAAGGCTTCGATCTATCGGATCATTCGTTGCAGTCCTAGCAAGAaacaaaaacagcagcagcgtcAGGCAGACGAGGATCATCCATCGATCGACATGGGCCGTTGGGTGAAGCCAGATGTACGTATCAATTATTCGatgatatatactccctccatctttaaatgtttgacgccgttaattttttaaacatgtttgatcgttcgtcttatttaaaaaatttaagtaatcattaatttttttcttatcatttgTTTCAtcgataaatatacttttatgtgtacatatagttttacatattttacaaaagtttttggaTAAGATGGatgatcaaacatatttaaaaaaattaacgttgtcaaatatttagagacgaagggagtaactAATTACATACATTTCCTCTTGATTAACTATTCGATTTGTAGATAGACAGATGCAGCAGAATCAAAGGGTGTTAGTTTTAAAGTTTGAtacgatgtttttttttttttgatgatgCAGGTATACCCGCTGATCGTGGCGATGTCTCTGGTGGGAGGGATGTGCGTGTTCCAGCTGACGAGGAACGTGTTCATGAACCCGGACGTGAGGGTGAACAAGAGCCACCGCCAGAGCGCCGTGCTGGAGAacgccgacgagggggagaagTATCACCACCACGCCTTCCGCCGATTCCTCGGCACGCAGCGCCCCGAGGTCTTCCCGGCGATCAACCGCTTCTTCGCCGGCCCGGCCACCGTCCCCAAGAGTGACCGTCAAAACTGATCCTCCAAATGCTTATTAGCCGCTATATAGTAATGTACTCCTATATTAATTATAGCCAAATGAGAGGCTGATTATAGTGCTATACACGGGTACTTTAATTACTGAGTTTTGTTACTGGATATGTGTCGCATACGTGCGAACTTAATCGTATCTGAATAAAATGAGATAAAAATGAAGAAATGGCACCTACTCCACTACTCCAATTTTGTATTTTGCGTTTTGCAAATTATCGTGGTGCTTTGGTGAAAATGGCATATCTCTTTCTTTCGTGGATGAGCAATCGGTTCAAAATAACAAGTGGTTAGTTTGTGTATGATATTCCGAAGCTTCCCTTGAAAGCTCAGATCAGCAGGCAATGTTTGTGAGCTGTGACAACTAACGAACGTAACCGTTTACCGGCATATTAATATTCTAGTTGTCCCAGTCTGTAAAGAATCGTACTGAATTGGTCACAGCTGGATGATGCTGATGGAGATCATCCTGCATAAGTGAAACTTGCGCTACCGTTTTGTTctagggttaattagatcctTGCTATTACAAATATGTTAtttcaaataaatattattataatttatttattcgCAACCGTGCcattaaaattttacaaaatgaGGAAGAAGACTAGAAAAGGAGGTTGACGAAAAATATGATGACAGTAACACggtttcaaatttataaaatgaCAGTGACACGGTtacgaatagacgaattgtaatAACAATTATCTGAAATAGCATATTTGTAATAGCATGGATTGAATTAACCCGTTATTTTACAAAAGTCTGCAAAAAAAATCCTTGAGGTTTATAGCTTGATTcaatatttagttttttttctcaagcTTAATTAGGCGACAACCTATTTTCATTTTATCGGCTAACCAATAGCTGggaaattctcaaaaaaaaaaaaagaagaagctggGAAACCTTCTCGGACCCAGGCCCAGGCAACCTGGACCATGGCCCGAGCCCTGGGATGCAAGGCCCATTAATGACTTTAATTTTCGCCGTGTGAACATATGTTGGGCCAAAACTTCAGCGGGGCTGGGCCTTGGCCTATTTTTGGGTCCAACGACTCTatgaagttttttttagaacactCTATGAAGTATCTAAATTACAATTGGAGTCTGAACTTGCTTCATCCAGTCTACATTCTGAACTGTGCAAAATTCCAGGATCACAATTGGAGAGCCATTTCCGCTGTAAATtcgaaagaaataaatcaactCGATTGCATTCCAACTGGGACAAAAACTATGTATGCAGATGCTCACCTACAACTGAAAACATGAACAAGCTTAAATCAGGCGTTGTCTGGTACAAATCTGGGCCTGAAAATCCACCTAGAGATGGCGTTGGTCGTAGCACTGTCGGATGATTTAGGGGCAGTTCAGTTTCGGAGAAGTGATGTAAAAATTCTCATCACCTGAGTACTGACGAGTGACGACGAGGTTCAGTCTGTTTGGTTGTTCAGTTTCAGATAAATGCTGATTTGCTGCCGCGACGACATAGCACTACGTGCTTGCAGCGTGAGGTGAGATCACTATATCAAGCTGGCTGTTCATTCTTGTGAAAACTGTGCAGCATTTGTGTACAATCACTGCCATTTCTCCATGATTTCAAGTAGGAGAGGACAGTCATCGTGCATTCGTCGTCAGAACCACAAACAGAAGCTTAGTCAGTACAATCACTGTTGCTATGTAAACTGAAGATTCTCAATTATGTAGCATTGTAGGTACTAGATCAGTAGATGATTGCCATTACTCCCGACAAGTCCTTGATGTAAGCTGTTACTAGGTCAGTATATACAGATCACCAAATCACAATGCTAATTTCCATTTCAACGTTTCTTCTACTTGAATTATTCATCATCTTACATCAAAAGGTAAAGCTTTTGTgtgttcgtgaaaagaaaatactTTGTCGGTGTAAGTACAGTGCGGACTGCAAGAGGCAGAGCACCGGCGATCGATCACCGGCCGACGTGCGAGGCAGGCAAAGAGACGAGCATCTCGAGAGAATCACAATGTCGTGTGTCTCGTCAACTCATTATTGTATCTGTATAAACACTCAAAAGTCTCCTCTGTATACCTTGGATCTCTAAAAAGTTTCATTTTCATTCCTTGGGATGAAGAAATGGCAGCTATAacatatccagattcattgtattaggagATGTCGCATCCTTATCTAGGTTGTGCTTTTTTTTGAGACAGAGGGAATATTCCACTACTTTCGTCAAAAAGGGTTAAATCCTGACTATGCATCTGGACAAACatttatctagatttatagtcAAGATTTGCGGAGCCATCATTTGGCTTATTCGCGGAATAAGAGAAatggcatatttacaaacgaaaagtaatttgtgaataaaattttatatacgtgttcttagcgatataaaagcaaagtctgaaaaataaacttcgataaaaaaacctcaaaatcacctctaaatttaaaattgaaaattcaaattttagctgataagtataagcataagcgagaAAAGATGAagcccttgatttttttttatggacggAAGAAGTAGTACTGAAAATGAAAGACGCTCATTGCTCACCCTGGATATAAACTAACTAAAATTACCGATTTGATCAGGTAAGTACTCTGTCAGCAttgatctttttctttctttattttcaaaaaaGGCGATTAGTTGATGTACTAGTACTAATGCGTACGTTCTAGCAGCCATCATTTTCTGTTAGGCATTGATATGTTACCGGTTTTGTTTTCCTTGCAGCTCACATGGAGAGAGGAGACCATCCATATAAGCTGAAACGTACGTCCTTTCTTTCGTACGAGCGTGACAGATGATCACACCATCTACTCCTATATTGCAGGCATCAAAATTCACTAGCTTTAATTGAAACAAATTGTTTGCTTCAGTGCTTCACActttatgttcttttttttttaaaaaaaactttattctACTGTATATTATTTAGACCattgattttaattttattttcaaaatattcAATTCATCTTTACAATTAAGTAA
The window above is part of the Oryza sativa Japonica Group chromosome 7, ASM3414082v1 genome. Proteins encoded here:
- the LOC4343848 gene encoding uncharacterized protein — encoded protein: MGRWVKPDVYPLIVAMSLVGGMCVFQLTRNVFMNPDVRVNKSHRQSAVLENADEGEKYHHHAFRRFLGTQRPEVFPAINRFFAGPATVPKSDRQN